From Actinosynnema mirum DSM 43827, a single genomic window includes:
- a CDS encoding ricin-type beta-trefoil lectin domain protein — translation MRRWLSVACAIALLPLGAPGASAAEPDMSAPERAVPEKTGVIVDGGSGNRASLGATSTGNTVAGRVWNDDGDGVRQDHESAAQLEIRLWTHHPTAGWSAVRVTSYGGAYAFTDVPPGSYQVQVWVPASSPEAVTRFGAGGDRQRDSDVLGPNAESLPVVFADGGPETRGVDAGLVPGRSTGNSVKSAANHWCLDQEAPNGLPPTAGVGAYRCHGDRNQKWYFYWITTEVVEVWGGWNWDCLDQEFPGDQKTSEVGVHPCHGGVNQRWRVYHNELQGEPMTVANVRTGECLDQESPQGPPTSGVGVHACHGGLNQKWYVAD, via the coding sequence ATGAGGCGCTGGTTGTCCGTCGCGTGCGCGATCGCGCTGCTGCCGCTCGGGGCGCCCGGCGCCTCGGCCGCGGAACCCGACATGTCGGCCCCGGAGCGGGCCGTGCCCGAGAAGACGGGTGTGATCGTCGACGGCGGCAGCGGCAACCGGGCCTCGCTCGGCGCGACCAGCACCGGCAACACCGTGGCCGGGAGGGTGTGGAACGACGACGGTGACGGCGTGCGCCAGGACCACGAGTCGGCCGCGCAGCTGGAGATCCGGCTCTGGACGCACCACCCCACCGCGGGCTGGAGCGCCGTCCGGGTCACCTCCTACGGCGGGGCGTACGCGTTCACCGACGTTCCGCCGGGCAGCTACCAGGTCCAGGTGTGGGTCCCCGCGTCGAGCCCCGAGGCGGTGACCCGGTTCGGCGCGGGCGGCGACCGGCAGCGCGACTCCGACGTGCTCGGCCCGAACGCCGAGAGCCTGCCCGTGGTGTTCGCGGACGGCGGGCCCGAGACCAGGGGGGTGGACGCCGGCCTGGTGCCGGGACGGTCGACCGGGAACTCCGTCAAGAGCGCCGCCAACCACTGGTGCCTGGACCAGGAGGCCCCGAACGGGCTGCCGCCCACCGCGGGCGTCGGCGCCTACCGCTGCCACGGCGACCGGAACCAGAAGTGGTACTTCTACTGGATCACCACCGAGGTGGTGGAGGTGTGGGGCGGCTGGAACTGGGACTGCCTCGACCAGGAGTTCCCCGGTGACCAGAAGACCAGCGAGGTCGGCGTGCACCCGTGCCACGGCGGCGTGAACCAGCGCTGGCGGGTGTACCACAACGAGCTGCAGGGCGAGCCGATGACCGTCGCCAACGTGCGCACCGGCGAGTGCCTGGACCAGGAGTCCCCGCAGGGCCCGCCCACCAGCGGGGTGGGCGTCCACGCGTGCCACGGCGGGCTGAACCAGAAGTGGTACGTGGCGGACTGA
- a CDS encoding cellulase family glycosylhydrolase: protein MTRVFALLGATLLAIAGLVVVAQPPQAQAAVGLHVSGTKIVEANGQPFVMRGVNHPHVWYTGRTSSFADVKALGSNTVRVVLGSGKRWGPSSDTAAVIALCKQNKLICVLEVHDTTGYGEEAAAASLDEAVDYWISQKSALVGQEDYVVINIGNEPIGNTNAAQWTDATVNAVKKMRTNGFQHLLMVDGPNWGQDWQYVMRDNAQRVLDADTQRNTVLSIHMYAVFSTPASIIDYLDRFQANGWPLVIGEFGWKFASGEVDHETILAQAQARGMGYLGWSWSGNTDPILDMATDFDPARLTTWGQRIFNGANGIKATSREASIYGGGNQPTSTTTTTTTTTTTTTTVPPTGSCTASYTTTGQWQGGFQAEVRVTAGSKAIKSWTVTWTFADGQTVSNAWNADVTSSGATVTARNASYNGSLGAGASTAFGFLGTTRGANTAPTLSCAAS from the coding sequence ATGACCAGGGTATTCGCCTTGCTCGGCGCCACGCTGCTGGCCATCGCCGGCCTCGTGGTCGTCGCCCAACCGCCGCAGGCGCAAGCCGCCGTCGGCCTGCACGTCAGCGGCACGAAGATCGTGGAGGCCAACGGGCAGCCGTTCGTCATGCGCGGGGTCAACCACCCGCACGTCTGGTACACCGGCCGCACCAGCTCGTTCGCCGACGTCAAGGCGCTCGGCTCGAACACGGTGCGCGTGGTGCTGGGCAGCGGCAAGCGGTGGGGGCCGTCCAGCGACACCGCCGCGGTCATCGCGCTGTGCAAGCAGAACAAGCTGATCTGCGTGCTGGAGGTGCACGACACCACCGGGTACGGAGAGGAGGCCGCGGCCGCCTCGCTCGACGAGGCGGTGGACTACTGGATCTCCCAGAAGTCCGCGCTGGTCGGCCAGGAGGACTACGTCGTCATCAACATCGGCAACGAGCCCATCGGCAACACCAACGCCGCCCAGTGGACCGACGCGACCGTCAACGCGGTCAAGAAGATGCGGACCAACGGGTTCCAGCACCTGCTGATGGTCGACGGCCCGAACTGGGGCCAGGACTGGCAGTACGTCATGCGCGACAACGCGCAGCGCGTCCTGGACGCCGACACCCAGCGCAACACCGTGCTGTCGATCCACATGTACGCGGTGTTCAGCACGCCCGCCAGCATCATCGACTACCTGGACCGCTTCCAGGCCAACGGGTGGCCGCTGGTGATCGGCGAGTTCGGCTGGAAGTTCGCCTCCGGCGAGGTCGACCACGAGACCATCCTCGCCCAGGCGCAGGCCAGGGGGATGGGCTACCTGGGCTGGTCGTGGAGCGGCAACACCGATCCGATCCTGGACATGGCCACCGACTTCGACCCGGCCAGGCTGACCACGTGGGGGCAGCGCATCTTCAACGGCGCCAACGGGATCAAGGCCACCTCGCGCGAGGCGTCGATCTACGGCGGCGGCAACCAGCCCACCAGCACGACGACGACGACCACCACCACGACGACCACCACGACCACGGTCCCGCCCACCGGCTCGTGCACCGCGAGCTACACCACCACCGGCCAGTGGCAGGGCGGGTTCCAGGCGGAGGTGCGGGTCACGGCGGGGTCCAAGGCGATCAAGTCGTGGACGGTGACCTGGACGTTCGCGGACGGCCAGACCGTGAGCAACGCGTGGAACGCCGACGTCACCTCGTCCGGCGCGACCGTGACCGCGCGCAACGCGTCGTACAACGGGTCGCTGGGGGCGGGCGCGAGCACCGCGTTCGGCTTCCTCGGCACGACGCGCGGCGCGAACACCGCGCCGACGCTGAGCTGCGCGGCGTCCTAG
- the mptB gene encoding polyprenol phosphomannose-dependent alpha 1,6 mannosyltransferase MptB, protein MSDPARKNTTAVDGSTGADVPGAGVTGVETPSASVVQATSASSATPAPGSAPARATAWSASPEVPRWLGVVATLLLTGAAWTALLVTDPPPAVAVTALAAGVSGVGLLVLAWSLLGRTARTPDGLPAVAWLRGTLALWAAPLVVAPPLFSGDVHSYLAQGEIAARGMDPYELGPAQALGAGSEIVSRVSDHWQGTPSPYGPLTTAIQQAIATAAPGDPVVGVLLHRAFALLGVLLVVWAVQRLAVLAGVSRRTALWLGALNPLVLWHFVAGVHNDALMVGLMLSGVALALTALTGEVDRWQLVAGIALIGVGAAVKLPAIIALAVVGTALARRFGGGHGRFVLAGAAMVVASVVVFAALSLATGVGFGWLFTLGTSGGVNSWMAPTNWFGFLTGGIGALFGATITQTMIGVGKLIGYAVIAGCFARVLHRQLRGRVEPIAALGLMMAAFVAFGPVIQPWYLLWTVPALAACLPVGRVHRRIAWLVAALSLVIPPLAGNFAGRVGELVGGYAGGALVVAAVFFALRRAGERERAGVAQAG, encoded by the coding sequence ATGTCCGACCCCGCCAGGAAGAACACGACCGCCGTCGACGGCTCGACCGGCGCGGACGTGCCGGGCGCGGGCGTGACCGGCGTGGAGACGCCCAGCGCTTCGGTGGTCCAGGCCACTTCCGCGTCCAGCGCCACGCCCGCCCCCGGCTCCGCTCCCGCGCGCGCGACGGCGTGGTCCGCGTCACCCGAGGTGCCGCGCTGGCTCGGCGTCGTCGCGACGCTCCTGCTCACCGGGGCCGCCTGGACCGCGCTCCTGGTCACCGACCCGCCACCCGCCGTGGCCGTCACCGCCCTGGCCGCGGGCGTCTCCGGCGTCGGACTGCTGGTCCTGGCGTGGTCGCTGCTCGGCCGCACCGCCCGCACCCCCGACGGGCTGCCCGCCGTCGCCTGGCTGCGCGGAACGCTCGCGCTGTGGGCCGCGCCGCTGGTCGTCGCGCCGCCGCTGTTCAGCGGGGACGTGCACAGCTACCTCGCGCAGGGCGAGATCGCCGCGCGCGGCATGGACCCGTACGAGCTCGGACCCGCGCAGGCGCTCGGGGCCGGCTCGGAGATCGTCTCGCGGGTGAGCGACCACTGGCAGGGCACGCCCTCGCCGTACGGGCCGCTGACCACCGCGATCCAGCAGGCCATCGCCACCGCCGCGCCGGGCGACCCGGTCGTCGGCGTGCTGCTGCACCGGGCGTTCGCGCTGCTCGGGGTGCTGCTGGTGGTGTGGGCGGTGCAGCGGCTCGCGGTGCTCGCCGGGGTGTCGCGGCGCACCGCGCTGTGGCTGGGCGCGCTGAACCCGCTGGTGCTGTGGCACTTCGTCGCGGGCGTGCACAACGACGCGCTGATGGTCGGGCTGATGCTCTCCGGCGTCGCGCTGGCGCTGACCGCGCTCACCGGCGAGGTCGACCGGTGGCAGCTCGTCGCCGGGATCGCGCTGATCGGGGTGGGGGCGGCGGTGAAGCTGCCCGCGATCATCGCGCTGGCCGTGGTCGGGACCGCGCTGGCCCGGCGGTTCGGCGGCGGTCACGGGAGGTTCGTGCTCGCCGGGGCCGCGATGGTCGTGGCGTCGGTGGTGGTGTTCGCGGCGCTGTCGCTGGCGACCGGGGTCGGGTTCGGGTGGCTGTTCACGCTCGGCACGTCCGGCGGGGTCAACAGCTGGATGGCGCCGACGAACTGGTTCGGGTTCCTCACCGGGGGGATCGGGGCGCTGTTCGGGGCGACGATCACCCAGACCATGATCGGGGTCGGGAAGCTGATCGGGTACGCGGTCATCGCGGGCTGCTTCGCCCGCGTGCTGCACCGGCAGCTGCGCGGCCGGGTCGAGCCGATCGCCGCGCTGGGGCTGATGATGGCGGCCTTCGTGGCGTTCGGCCCGGTGATCCAGCCCTGGTACCTGCTGTGGACCGTGCCCGCGCTGGCCGCGTGCCTGCCGGTCGGGCGGGTGCACCGGCGGATCGCCTGGCTGGTCGCGGCGCTCTCGCTGGTGATCCCGCCGCTGGCGGGGAACTTCGCCGGGCGGGTGGGGGAGCTGGTCGGCGGGTACGCCGGGGGCGCGCTGGTGGTGGCGGCGGTGTTCTTCGCGCTGCGGCGGGCGGGGGAGCGGGAGCGGGCGGGCGTCGCGCAGGCCGGGTGA
- a CDS encoding TerB N-terminal domain-containing protein translates to MGLFDRLLKVFNIEPASASTPVQVQQEPPAFVPFPDAGPTATKVLAMPLAEQEGPNPTRALMTSSPNAIAWVPPGTSVWVPDATLPGGMLYYGRLPQGRPQGNRDGEVIDPALPIDWDVPDYGGRDVPEQPAYHSLTPQARAAYVLWLESGRRATTAHIGYVFLYFYGLERRALVDAARDPAAKADLPRVLVEVTRLIEVYGHHAGFRAQAEAFQQVLRVLGGGDVFAPPDPAVLSAEEVAHDLAVGIGGFVADERPVPAEWAWAWAMAHPAVSLKSAATRYPELFRALFHARYRAQHGPGMVVRPLKRRVKLSYVPANPAIKSAALSADLPDVISAAAPTKVLTALVDSCTEDLGPYSRLLARNADAAGTLTALLLLPAELFDHPSPVLADPSPELEELLDLIDEALPGRTWQCGVEVSDLVALWPARATGKFTKADAVGMAELLGRLGVGIEPDARLGGPVQSEGPAVLFRVTAEQPRELTPAYASATALLHLAAVVSTADDEVSDAEWGHLVAYLQSRLDLTPGERMRLTAHLDWLLVSPLKLTGLAKRISVLGDEQRAQIAEVASAIAAADGEISESEVAVLRKIYKLLGQDPDSVRTGIVAFREAETKPVSVLQGGTDGGGGGEVAAMLTFEEEQDNG, encoded by the coding sequence GTGGGGCTGTTCGACCGGTTGCTGAAGGTGTTCAACATCGAACCGGCGAGCGCGAGCACACCGGTCCAGGTGCAGCAGGAGCCTCCCGCGTTCGTGCCGTTCCCCGACGCGGGGCCGACCGCGACGAAGGTCCTGGCGATGCCGCTGGCCGAGCAGGAGGGCCCCAACCCGACGCGGGCGCTGATGACGTCCTCGCCGAACGCGATCGCCTGGGTGCCGCCGGGCACCTCGGTGTGGGTGCCGGACGCCACGCTGCCCGGCGGGATGCTCTACTACGGCAGGCTCCCGCAGGGCAGGCCGCAGGGGAACCGGGACGGCGAGGTCATCGACCCGGCGCTGCCGATCGACTGGGACGTGCCCGACTACGGCGGCCGGGACGTGCCCGAGCAGCCCGCGTACCACTCGCTGACCCCGCAGGCCAGGGCCGCGTACGTGCTGTGGCTGGAGAGCGGGCGGCGGGCGACGACCGCGCACATCGGCTACGTCTTCCTGTACTTCTACGGCCTGGAGCGCCGGGCGCTGGTGGACGCCGCGCGGGACCCGGCGGCGAAGGCCGACCTGCCGCGCGTGCTGGTGGAGGTGACCCGGCTGATCGAGGTGTACGGGCACCACGCCGGGTTCCGCGCGCAGGCCGAGGCGTTCCAGCAGGTGCTGCGGGTGCTGGGCGGCGGCGACGTGTTCGCGCCGCCGGACCCGGCGGTGCTGTCGGCCGAGGAGGTCGCGCACGACCTGGCCGTGGGGATCGGCGGTTTCGTCGCGGACGAGCGGCCGGTCCCGGCGGAGTGGGCGTGGGCGTGGGCCATGGCGCACCCGGCGGTGTCGCTGAAGTCGGCGGCCACCCGCTACCCGGAGCTGTTCCGCGCCCTGTTCCACGCGCGCTACCGGGCGCAGCACGGGCCGGGCATGGTGGTGCGCCCGCTCAAGCGCAGGGTGAAGCTGTCCTACGTCCCGGCGAACCCGGCGATCAAGTCGGCGGCGCTGTCGGCGGACCTGCCGGACGTGATCAGCGCGGCGGCGCCGACGAAGGTGCTGACGGCGCTGGTCGACTCGTGCACCGAGGACCTCGGCCCGTACAGCAGGCTGCTGGCGCGCAACGCGGACGCGGCGGGCACGCTGACCGCGCTGCTCCTGCTGCCCGCCGAGCTGTTCGACCACCCGTCGCCGGTGCTGGCCGACCCGTCGCCGGAGCTGGAGGAGCTGCTGGACCTGATCGACGAGGCGCTGCCCGGCCGGACCTGGCAGTGCGGCGTCGAGGTGTCGGACCTGGTGGCGCTGTGGCCCGCGCGCGCGACGGGCAAGTTCACCAAGGCGGACGCGGTCGGCATGGCCGAGCTGCTGGGCAGGCTCGGCGTCGGCATCGAGCCGGACGCGCGGCTGGGCGGCCCCGTGCAGTCCGAGGGGCCCGCCGTGCTGTTCCGGGTCACCGCCGAGCAGCCGAGGGAGCTGACGCCCGCGTACGCGTCCGCGACGGCGCTGCTGCACCTGGCGGCGGTGGTGTCGACCGCCGACGACGAGGTGTCCGACGCCGAGTGGGGGCACCTGGTCGCGTACCTCCAGTCGCGGCTGGACCTGACGCCGGGCGAGCGGATGCGGTTGACCGCGCACCTGGACTGGCTGCTGGTGTCGCCGCTCAAGCTCACCGGGCTGGCGAAGCGGATCAGCGTGCTCGGCGACGAGCAGCGGGCGCAGATCGCCGAGGTGGCGAGCGCGATCGCGGCGGCGGACGGGGAGATCTCGGAGAGCGAGGTCGCCGTGCTGCGCAAGATCTACAAGCTGCTGGGGCAGGACCCGGACTCGGTGCGCACCGGCATCGTGGCGTTCCGGGAGGCCGAGACCAAGCCGGTCTCGGTGCTCCAGGGCGGGACGGACGGCGGTGGCGGCGGCGAGGTGGCGGCGATGCTGACGTTCGAGGAGGAGCAGGACAACGGCTGA
- a CDS encoding GDSL-type esterase/lipase family protein translates to MLRRHRSALACALLLALTACTGGSGDSGGPEGAAGGSATTSSAPPPRKVYVSVGDSYATGFRPPVGGQRGGSSEDAFSHLVAERADLRLVNLACSGATSADLVGGADCTPGNRALDAPETAGRTQVDAAVAELEASAGQVGLVTVVIGGNDLIPCASQPQQAVVACATQAVTRIKANLATALPKLRAAAGDAPIVGLTYPDVFLGAWVNDEVPGGQRLAELSVSLFRDFFNTSLKAEYDKVGARFVDVTEATGAYRPLAELVPDPVHGQIPGAVATVCELTYFCELTDVHPKPAGHEVIADGVLRASGL, encoded by the coding sequence GTGCTGCGACGCCACCGATCCGCGCTGGCCTGCGCGCTGCTGCTCGCGCTGACCGCCTGCACCGGGGGTTCCGGTGACTCCGGCGGACCTGAGGGGGCCGCCGGTGGGAGCGCGACCACGAGCAGCGCGCCGCCGCCGCGCAAGGTGTACGTGTCGGTCGGCGACTCCTACGCGACCGGGTTCCGCCCGCCCGTCGGCGGGCAGCGGGGCGGGTCGTCGGAGGACGCGTTCAGCCACCTGGTGGCCGAGCGGGCCGACCTGCGGCTGGTCAACCTCGCGTGCAGCGGGGCCACCTCGGCGGACCTGGTGGGCGGGGCGGACTGCACGCCCGGCAACCGGGCCCTGGACGCGCCGGAGACGGCGGGCCGCACCCAGGTCGACGCGGCCGTCGCCGAGCTGGAGGCGAGCGCCGGGCAGGTCGGGCTGGTCACGGTGGTGATCGGCGGCAACGACCTGATCCCGTGCGCCTCCCAGCCGCAGCAGGCGGTGGTGGCGTGCGCGACGCAGGCCGTGACGCGGATCAAGGCCAACCTGGCGACCGCGCTGCCGAAGCTGCGCGCGGCGGCCGGGGACGCGCCGATCGTCGGGCTGACCTACCCGGACGTGTTCCTCGGCGCGTGGGTGAACGACGAGGTGCCGGGCGGGCAGCGGTTGGCCGAGCTGTCGGTGTCGCTGTTCCGGGACTTCTTCAACACCTCGCTCAAGGCCGAGTACGACAAGGTCGGGGCGCGGTTCGTGGACGTGACCGAGGCGACCGGGGCGTACCGGCCGCTGGCGGAGCTGGTCCCGGACCCGGTGCACGGGCAGATCCCCGGAGCGGTGGCGACGGTGTGCGAGCTGACGTACTTCTGCGAGCTGACCGACGTGCACCCGAAGCCCGCCGGGCACGAAGTGATCGCGGACGGGGTGCTGCGGGCGAGCGGTCTGTAG